The Streptomyces laurentii region GCCGTCCTGATTGCCCTCGCCGTTGCCCTCGTTGTGCTTCTCGTTGTACGAGACAAGGTCGCGCAGCGTGAAACCGTCGTGGCAGGTCACGAAGTTGACCGAGGCGAGCGGCCGCCGCCCGTCGTCCTGGTAGAGGTCCGAGGAGCCGGTCAGACGGGAGGCGAACTCGGCGAGCGTCCGCGGCTCGCCGCGCCACAGATCGCGTACGCAGTCTCGGTACTTGCCGTTCCACTCGGCCCACTGCGGAGGGAAGTTGCCCACCTGGTAGCCGCCCTCGCCCAGGTCCCATGGCTCCGCGATCAGCTTCACCTGGCTGACCACCGGATCCTGCTGCACCAGGTCGAAGAACGACGACAGCCGGTCCACCTCGTGGAACTGGCGGGCCAGCGTGGCCGCCAGGTCGAAGCGGAAGCCGTCCACGTGCATCTCGGTCACCCAGTACCGCAGACTGTCCATGATCATCTGGAGGACGTGCGGGGACCGCATGAGCAGCGAGTTCCCGGTGCCGGTGGTGTCCGTGTAGTAGCGCTGATCGTCGGCGAGGCGGTAGTACGAGGGGTTGTCCAGGCCCCGGAACGACAGTGTCGGACCCAGGTGGTTGCCCTCGGCGGTGTGGTTGTAGACCACGTCGAGGATCACCTCGATGCCCGCCTGGTGCAGCGCCCGGACGGCGGCCTTGAACTCGAGCACCTGCTGGCCCCGGTCGCCCCAGGAGGCGTAGGCGTTGTGCGGGGCGAAGAAGCCGATCGTGTTGTAGCCCCAGTAGTTCGCGAGGCCCGCGTCCACCAGCCGGTGGTCGTTCACGAACTGATGGACGGGCATCAACTCCAGGGCCGTGACGCCCAGTTCCTTCAAGTGCCCGATCACCGCCGGGTGCGCGAGCCCCGCGTACGTGCCGCGCAGCTCCTCCGGCAGATCCGGGTGGCGCATGGTCAGGCCCTTCACATGGGCCTCGTAGATCACCGTGTGGTGGTACTCGGTGCGCGGCCGGCGGTCGTCGCCCCAGTCGAAGTACGGGTTGACCACCACCGAGGTCATCGTGCGCGGCGCCGAGTCGAGGCCGCTGCGCGCGTCCGGCCGCCCGAACGGGTAGCCGTACACCGCCTCCCCCCACGACACCGCGCCCGCGATCGCCCGCGCGTACGGGTCGAGGAGCAGCTTGGCGGGGTTGCAGCGCTGCCCGTGCTCCGGCGCGTACGGGCCGTGCGCCCGGAAGCCGTACCGCTGCCCCGGCATCACGCCGGGCAGATACGCGTGCCGCACGAAGGCGTCGGTCTCGCGCAGCTCCACCGCCGTCTCGGTGCCGTCGTCGTCGAGGAGGCACAGCTCGACGCGGTCGGCGGCCTCCGAGAACACCGCGAAGTTCGTGCCGGCGCCGTCGTAGGTGGCGCCCAGGGGGTACGCC contains the following coding sequences:
- a CDS encoding glycogen operon protein glgX (Alpha amylase catalytic domain foundin glycogen debranching enzymes; cd11326;~N-terminal Early set domain associated with the catalytic domain of Glycogen debranching enzyme and bacterial isoamylase (also called glycogen 6-glucanohydrolase); cd02856;~Type II secretory pathway, pullulanase PulA and related glycosidases;~catalytic site [active];~glycogen debranching enzyme GlgX; TIGR02100;~glycogen operon protein GlgX [Actinoplanes sp. SE50 /110];~identified by MetaGeneAnnotator; putative), with product MQVWPGQAYPLGATYDGAGTNFAVFSEAADRVELCLLDDDGTETAVELRETDAFVRHAYLPGVMPGQRYGFRAHGPYAPEHGQRCNPAKLLLDPYARAIAGAVSWGEAVYGYPFGRPDARSGLDSAPRTMTSVVVNPYFDWGDDRRPRTEYHHTVIYEAHVKGLTMRHPDLPEELRGTYAGLAHPAVIGHLKELGVTALELMPVHQFVNDHRLVDAGLANYWGYNTIGFFAPHNAYASWGDRGQQVLEFKAAVRALHQAGIEVILDVVYNHTAEGNHLGPTLSFRGLDNPSYYRLADDQRYYTDTTGTGNSLLMRSPHVLQMIMDSLRYWVTEMHVDGFRFDLAATLARQFHEVDRLSSFFDLVQQDPVVSQVKLIAEPWDLGEGGYQVGNFPPQWAEWNGKYRDCVRDLWRGEPRTLAEFASRLTGSSDLYQDDGRRPLASVNFVTCHDGFTLRDLVSYNEKHNEGNGEGNQDGESHNRSWNCGVEGETDDIGIRELRARQTRNFLATLMLSQGVPMLSHGDEFGRSQGGNNNAYCQDSEVSWVRWPKPGVEPEATLLEFTRAMVRLRREHPVFRRRRFFHGRPVEGTHDELTDIAWFTPEGEEMTARDWQAAHAKALTVFLNGDAISEPGQQGERISDDSFLLMFNAESEHLEFEVPDTHGERWRVVVDTSHPEGMPPERGPEVTAGERVTLAPLTLTVLRRPA